The following proteins are encoded in a genomic region of Actinomycetota bacterium:
- a CDS encoding Gfo/Idh/MocA family oxidoreductase yields the protein MPSQRVKVAIVGLGFGADFIPIYQNHPHAELYAICQRDESKLKAAGEKYGVNRLFNDYRDLCRIKEIDAIHIVTPADTHAPIVLDCLKAEKHVACTVPMAIDIEDCKEIVKMRRKTGTVYMMMETAAYTREFLYVKKLKDEGKLGKIQFLRGSHMQDMEEWGAPWPGWPPLNYATHAVSPLAILADKPVEWVFALGSGRIRENYIERWNSPYAVESMLMKFKDCDLSGEVTRSLYDTVRQYIESFDAYGNKLAFEWNRLDGEDPMLFLGKEDAERVKIPDTGDMLPKEIARFTRSMEVMDEEEKSHLSFIQGSGHGGSHPHMVHEFVMSIVEGRDSAIDAEKAANWTSAGLCGHLSAMAGGEKIYLPDYWNL from the coding sequence ATGCCTAGCCAGAGAGTTAAAGTGGCGATAGTAGGTTTGGGATTTGGCGCTGACTTCATACCTATTTATCAGAATCATCCGCATGCAGAGCTTTATGCAATATGTCAGAGAGATGAAAGCAAGCTGAAAGCTGCCGGGGAAAAATATGGTGTTAACAGGCTTTTTAATGATTACAGGGATTTATGCAGGATAAAGGAAATCGATGCAATACATATTGTTACTCCTGCTGATACGCATGCTCCTATTGTTCTTGACTGCCTGAAAGCGGAAAAGCATGTTGCATGTACTGTTCCAATGGCTATTGATATTGAAGACTGTAAAGAAATTGTCAAAATGAGAAGAAAAACAGGCACAGTTTATATGATGATGGAAACTGCAGCATATACCCGGGAGTTTCTATACGTTAAAAAATTAAAAGATGAAGGCAAGCTTGGCAAAATACAGTTTTTGCGAGGTTCACACATGCAGGACATGGAAGAATGGGGAGCGCCGTGGCCGGGATGGCCTCCTCTTAATTATGCTACTCATGCGGTAAGTCCCCTGGCTATTCTTGCTGATAAACCTGTTGAATGGGTGTTTGCGCTGGGGTCAGGAAGAATAAGGGAAAATTATATTGAAAGATGGAACAGCCCTTATGCTGTTGAATCAATGCTTATGAAATTCAAGGATTGTGATCTTAGCGGAGAAGTAACAAGATCTCTTTATGATACGGTAAGACAATATATTGAAAGCTTTGATGCATACGGGAACAAACTTGCATTCGAATGGAACAGGCTTGACGGAGAAGACCCTATGCTATTCCTCGGCAAGGAAGATGCAGAAAGAGTCAAAATACCTGATACAGGCGATATGCTTCCGAAAGAAATAGCAAGATTCACACGTTCAATGGAAGTAATGGATGAAGAAGAAAAATCCCATCTTTCATTCATACAGGGTTCAGGGCATGGCGGTTCCCACCCTCATATGGTTCATGAGTTTGTAATGTCTATAGTAGAGGGCCGTGATTCAGCGATAGATGCAGAAAAAGCAGCAAACTGGACAAGCGCAGGATTATGCGGACATCTTTCTGCGATGGCGGGAGGAGAAAAAATCTATCTTCCTGATTACTGGAATCTTTAA
- a CDS encoding xylose isomerase: MVNQIIDTSYQKKRLDRDALLKHLNSFSLDLKMSVGIWYFAPGGGRFHEAYVPPKTIAERIEMAADMAKFGIKAIEAHYPNEVNEENYYLYEQLEKETGIVLQACYPAIFYPKEYEFGSLSNPIDSYRKKAMDTLVGCLKFAKEKNLHHSGIWPGIDGYTYSLGTNYYDMWDRFEAAVAEAMDEVPGVIVAIEPKPYEPAPNNIYRTTADGLIACKDIEERLTNPINKELLSKGIPLMGMQPEIGHIRMGGEDTPYAIARCLREGRLFNTHWNSQPMGNYDQDLNLGVVEWQQAEAMLFVLKMAAYNEYYGFDINPERMPVEKAIEINSKALKIMNERIDSLPNEKIIDAYFDPENNRGSIEMILVDAMK; the protein is encoded by the coding sequence GATAATTGATACAAGCTATCAGAAAAAAAGACTTGACAGGGATGCGCTTCTGAAACATTTGAATAGTTTCAGCCTGGATTTAAAAATGTCCGTGGGAATCTGGTATTTTGCGCCCGGAGGCGGCAGATTTCATGAAGCATATGTTCCGCCAAAAACTATTGCAGAAAGAATAGAAATGGCAGCGGATATGGCAAAGTTTGGGATAAAGGCAATAGAGGCTCATTACCCGAACGAAGTAAATGAAGAAAATTACTATCTGTATGAACAGCTTGAAAAAGAGACAGGAATAGTTCTCCAGGCCTGCTATCCTGCAATATTTTATCCCAAAGAATATGAATTCGGTTCTCTTTCAAATCCTATAGATAGCTACAGAAAGAAAGCTATGGATACTCTTGTAGGGTGTCTGAAATTTGCAAAAGAGAAAAACCTGCATCATTCAGGGATATGGCCGGGAATAGATGGATATACATATTCTCTTGGGACCAATTATTATGATATGTGGGACAGGTTTGAAGCTGCTGTCGCTGAAGCGATGGATGAAGTGCCGGGCGTAATAGTTGCTATTGAGCCGAAACCATATGAACCTGCACCTAATAATATTTACAGAACTACTGCCGACGGCCTTATAGCATGCAAAGACATTGAAGAAAGACTTACAAATCCGATAAACAAAGAACTTCTTTCCAAAGGCATCCCTCTTATGGGCATGCAGCCTGAAATCGGCCACATAAGAATGGGCGGGGAAGATACGCCTTATGCAATTGCCAGATGCCTGAGGGAAGGTCGATTGTTCAATACACACTGGAACAGTCAGCCAATGGGCAACTATGACCAGGACCTTAATCTGGGAGTTGTTGAATGGCAGCAGGCCGAAGCTATGCTTTTTGTCCTGAAAATGGCAGCTTATAATGAGTATTATGGCTTTGACATCAATCCTGAGAGAATGCCTGTCGAAAAAGCAATCGAAATCAATTCAAAAGCGCTTAAAATAATGAATGAAAGAATTGATTCTCTTCCCAATGAAAAAATCATAGATGCTTATTTTGACCCCGAAAATAACAGGGGAAGCATTGAAATGATACTTGTTGATGCTATGAAATAA